Proteins encoded together in one Lathyrus oleraceus cultivar Zhongwan6 chromosome 5, CAAS_Psat_ZW6_1.0, whole genome shotgun sequence window:
- the LOC127087308 gene encoding threonine synthase, chloroplastic, whose amino-acid sequence MASSTTLFQSSPFSLNTKTKPYSLPKSKPTNFTLKSQSQSQPQPLTHDSNNNSTPSPATPPPASSKHRRPADENIRDEARRINVSQNLFSAKYVPFNADPSSTETYSLDEIVYRSQSGGLLDVQHDLGALKKFDGAYWRNLFDSRVGKTTWPYGSGVWSKKEWVLPEIDDDDIVSAFEGNSNLFWAERFGKQFLGMNDLWVKNCGTSHTGSFKDLGMTVLVSQVNRLRKMNRPVVGVGCASTGDTSAALSAYCASAGIPSIVFLPANRISIAQLVQPIANGAFVLSIDTDFDGCMQLIREVTAELPIYLANSLNSLRLEGQKTAAIEILQQFDWQVPDWVIVPGGNLGNIYAFYKGFQMCKELGLVDRIPRLVCAQAANANPLYLYFKSGWKEFKPVRAQTTFASAIQIGDPVSIDRAVHALKNCNGIVEEATEEELMDAMAQADSTGMFTCPHTGVALTALFKLRNSGVIKPTDRTVVVSTAHGLKFTQSKIDYHSKNIKDLACQFANPPMQVKADFGSVMDVLSKYLQSKAPKYH is encoded by the coding sequence ATGGCTTCTTCAACAACACTGTTTCAATCTTCACCCTTCTCTCTCAACACCAAAACCAAACCCTATTCTCTTCCCAAATCAAAACCCACTAATTTCACCCTCAAATCCCAATCCCAATCTCAACCACAACCCCTCACTCACGACAGCAACAACAACTCCACCCCTTCCCCCGCCACTCCACCGCCTGCTTCTTCCAAACACCGCCGTCCCGCCGACGAGAACATCCGCGACGAAGCTCGTCGCATAAACGTCTCCCAAAACCTCTTCTCCGCCAAATACGTCCCTTTCAACGCCGATCCGTCTTCCACCGAAACCTACTCCCTAGACGAGATCGTTTATCGATCCCAATCCGGGGGACTCCTCGATGTCCAACACGACCTCGGCGCGCTCAAGAAATTCGATGGCGCTTACTGGCGTAACCTCTTCGATTCACGCGTTGGGAAAACCACGTGGCCTTATGGTTCGGGTGTATGGAGCAAAAAAGAGTGGGTTCTTCCTGAGATCGACGATGATGACATCGTTAGCGCTTTTGAAGGTAACTCTAATCTTTTCTGGGCTGAGCGTTTTGGCAAACAGTTTCTAGGCATGAATGATTTGTGGGTTAAGAACTGTGGTACTAGTCATACTGGTAGTTTCAAGGATCTAGGTATGACTGTTCTTGTTAGCCAGGTTAACCGTCTCAGGAAAATGAACCGCCCTGTTGTTGGTGTTGGTTGTGCTTCCACCGGCGATACTTCGGCTGCTTTATCTGCTTATTGTGCATCTGCTGGAATTCCTTCCATTGTTTTCCTGCCTGCTAATAGAATCTCTATTGCTCAACTGGTTCAGCCGATTGCGAACGGGGCATTTGTTCTTAGCATTGATACTGATTTTGATGGGTGTATGCAGTTGATTCGTGAAGTAACTGCCGAGTTGCCGATTTATTTGGCTAATTCTCTCAACAGTTTGAGGCTTGAAGGACAGAAAACTGCTGCAATTGAGATTTTGCAGCAGTTTGATTGGCAGGTACCTGATTGGGTTATTGTACCTGGTGGGAATCTTGGGAATATTTATGCTTTTTATAAAGGGTTTCAGATGTGTAAAGAGTTAGGTCTTGTGGATAGGATTCCAAGGCTTGTTTGTGCTCAAGCTGCAAATGCAAATCCTTTGTATTTGTATTTTAAGTCGGGTTGGAAAGAGTTTAAGCCAGTTAGGGCACAGACAACTTTTGCATCTGCTATTCAGATTGGGGATCCTGTTTCTATTGATAGAGCTGTTCATGCTTTGAAGAACTGTAATGGTATCGTTGAGGAGGCTACTGAGGAAGAATTGATGGATGCTATGGCTCAGGCTGATTCGACTGGAATGTTTACTTGCCCTCACACTGGTGTTGCTTTGACTGCTTTGTTTAAGCTCAGGAATAGTGGTGTTATTAAGCCTACTGATAGGACTGTTGTTGTGAGCACTGCACATGGGTTGAAGTTTACTCAGTCCAAAATTGATTACCATTCAAAGAATATCAAAGACCTGGCTTGCCAATTTGCCAATCCTCCAATGCAGGTCAAGGCTGATTTTGGATCTGTTATGGATGTTTTGTCCAAGTATTTGCAGAGCAAGGCACCCAAGTATCATTAG